One genomic window of Pecten maximus chromosome 3, xPecMax1.1, whole genome shotgun sequence includes the following:
- the LOC117322787 gene encoding arginine/serine-rich coiled-coil protein 2-like, producing MSETPGRHHSTAKTPKRRHNTETPQHRGNTKATPRHTGNTEATPQHRGATTQRKQQSDATTQMEHQSDTTTQMEHQSDTTTQMKHQSDTTTQRRHNTEETPKRHHNTDETPKRRHNTEAPQHRGNTKATPQHRDATTQRKHQSDATTQRKHQSDATTQRKHQSDTTTQMKHQSDATTQMKHQSDATTHRKHLSDATTQRKHKSDATTQRKYQSDATTQIKH from the exons ATGTCG GAAACGCCAGGACGACACCATAGCACAGCGAAAACACCAAAGCGACGCCACAACACAGAGACGCCACAACACAGAGGAAACACTAAAGCGACGCCACGACACACTGGAAACACTGAAGCGACGCCACAACACAGAGGCGCCACAACACAGAGGAAACAACAAAGCGACGCCACAACACAGATGGAACACCAAAGCGACACCACAACACAGATGGAACACCAAAGCGACACCACAACACAGATGAAACACCAAAGCGACACCACAACACAGAGGCGCCACAACACAGAGGAAACACCAAAGCGACACCACAACACAGATGAAACACCAAAGCGACGCCACAACACAGAGGCGCCACAACACAGAGGAAACACCAAAGCGACACCACAACACAGAGACGCCACAACACAGAGGAAACACCAAAGCGACGCCACAACACAGAGGAAACACCAAAGCGACGCCACAACACAGAGGAAACACCAAAGCGACACCACAACACAGATGAAACACCAAAGCGACGCTACAACACAGATGAAACACCAAAGCGACGCCACAACACACAGGAAACACTTAAGCGACGCCACAACACAGAGGAAACACAAAAGCGACGCCACAACACAGAGGAAATATCAAAGCGACGCCACAACACAGATAAAACACTAA